GAGGTATATTGGTTGTACTTCACTTTCACACCCCCAACTTTAAttgaaaagaaggaaggaaTATATGGTTCCATTAACGGGGTTGAGGTTGGGTCAGAATGGAGAAAAAAGGAGTAAGTCTATGCAGGAAAAGTGAGCAATAAAAGAGGAATGTCAACAGGAGGGGGCAGCAGATACATGTATTTATCAGGAAAGTAGTAGAGCACAATGCATTTAATGCAAGAGGAGTAAATGCAGTACTTTTTCTTGGTTCTAGAAATGGGGttggaggaaaaggaaaaggaagaagaaagaaaaaggggtGGGATGGGAAAGTAAGGAAAAGAAAGTAGAAAGTAGCATCAGTTAATAACAGTATAATAGTAAGTAACACTACATACACAGGAATTGAGGGGTCCTTGGAGCCTCTCCATGATGAAAGCTGATGAGCAGTGATCAAAGTAGAAGTCGTGTTAATTAAATGCCGGTGCTAGTGCTGCTACCTTAGGGCGTGTATGAGGGTGACAAACATTACGTATGGTAGTGATAGCTAACAAAAGAGTGGTAATAAATGTAATTCCCTATGGAGAAGCAGAACGAGACCCAATATGAGTAACAAACACAACACCCCCCgcaatatattattattcctTTGTGTTTTCTGATATGGCTTTGATACCCTCTTTCTTATATAGTATACTTATAtagaagaataataataaatgctGTGCTTGGAACAAGTCTCAGGTCACACaacagtagtagtagtagtagtaatagGGGAAGGTgatatgatatatgatatatgatatatccagagagagagagagagagaggtgagAAATGAAAGGTGGAAAGTTCTCAACTGGGGTTACAACTTAGAAGAGATATGTTAGAGAGATTGATGCATTTGAAACAGTAGTGTGAAGGAGTGTgtgaagagagagagggagTTAAACTAAGTTGTCTGGTTTACAAGGTCCCAAGCATTATTGGCGGTGGCAGTTTTGTCCATCAGCGGGGACAGACAGTTGTGGGACTCTCTCACATTTGAgagatgagagagagaaagtacGGTAAAGCCacgaaatattttatttaataattaaaagaaaaatggaaaataactGGAAAGGGCTTCTCTGGATTGTGTGGTCTGCATGATGATGATGGATCATGTCCAATTTCCTATTCAGGCTAATATTAGTTACACATAACAACAAAATCACATTACATACGTAATATTTATAGTATAATATTCTTATATCCAAGTtagtatttaaataaataatacttcttctctttcatcatgatagttgtggtaaaaaattaatattatattaaaaattaaactgataattattttagaatttttcttACAACAACTATTATAGGACGAAAGGAGTATCTTAATATTGTTACCAAGTTATTAAACGCGGCAGAGCATATTAATATTACCTTGGTCTAATTGAAATtagaattagatttttttttaagattttgaatttaaattttatagatgaaaaaatataattaataaaagaaaagacacATTAAAAGTGATActtaaatttttaacaaaaaataattattaacaaagttaataaatacctcatactaaaaacataattataaaaaaaagtgatagaaTATGAAGCATCTATAAGATAGGACAATAATAATATGTTGGGACCACTAAAAAATTATTGCGCaaacttaaattataaatagttatgttcaATTATAACTACTAGTTAGTTATAAGAGGATAAGAAATCTTAAGAGTTATTCATTAAGAAGAATTTTAATGATTTCAAAgagaattttataattagaattGACAAAATAAATTGGGTCAATCGAGTTGGATAGTCAGATTAAACCTAGTCatactaaaaacataattataaaaaaaagtgatagaaTATGAAGCATCTATAAGATAggacaataataatatattgggaccactaaaaaattattgtgcaaacttaaattataaatagtttTGTTCAATTATAACTACTAGTTAGTTCTAAGAGGATAAGAAATCTTAAGAGTTATTCATCAAGAAGAATTTTAATGGTTTCAAAGAGAATTTTACAATTAGAATTGACAAAATGAATTGGGTGAATCGAGTTGGATAGTGAAATTAAACCTAGTCACACAATAAATAGTTAAGattaaatcaaacttaaattaTGTTTACTTGATGATTTGAttgtacttaaaaaaataaggatcaACTTGGCTCAGTCTGCCCCATTTTTCACATTTAATCCCATAGATCGATCTAGTCCGCCCCATTTTCCCATTCCTGCTATGGTGTTTTTGGAtgcaaagaaatttaaaaagtaattctTCCCATGTTTTGTTACACTGAGATGAGTTAAAACTGtgttatttaaaatactaatttaccCTTATTTTTACACACTtctatttattagaaatatttgtCATTGTACGCACTACAGACTCATCTGTTTTCacacaaacaaataaaagaaacaatttaTCATTACTTTCTCTCCAATCAAACAGTTTGAAATCATCTCATCTTctctccttttctctttcttttcattcattttctttccgtaagttTCTTTTTCGAGTAAAAACAAAAAGCTTAGCCACAaccataaaaatgtaaaagttaACTCTAAATTCTTAATCATTTGTtaaataatatgttaataatatgctattatttttgtattttttctctctatcatGATAATTATTAATACGACATTATTCGTTCTGTTTTTCATTGATGGTTACATTATGCattgaaatttcaattatttgttacaattttcATCAGAGCTCAACTTTATCCAGAGGATATGGCTTCTTTACCCCGCAGTAGTTCAAGTAGTCAATTTATAGTGCCCATGGAGAGCTACCGAGCAAGTACGAAGGCAAAGCCTCTTTTCTTGTTCATTGTACGACATGATAATTAACACTGTCGCTACTCACTAGCCTACTTTCGGTTTTGATTTTGATGCACATTACAATTTCTGTTACTCCAACGAGATTGATTTATAGCAGTAACCTTCtggttaaaagttaaaactataATTGTTTATAATTAACCATGTTTACACCAGTTTCTTTATCGttctttatttctattattGTTTAGGGCACGTTGggatgagagaaaagaagaagagaaatggatgaaaagttttaaattttaatagaaattttatatttttaaattttattttaatttaaattttgatttcaacTCCGGATAACTTGAGTTGGTTATAGACATTACTTTTTTTAgtcaagaaaattaaataagtgGTTTTATCCGTGTGatgtaacttaaaaaaattataattttatatttgtaattctgatttatatatttatctaacAATTATAAAGTTATCAcgtgaaaatttttaattttatttcattttttgttattttttcatttatatcagtttatttaaaaaaaaatgagcaaaACATTATTTTAGCCTTAAAATTAAGGAGTCCATCAAATGAATCAccaaaagtttaatttatcaataaaagtGGTCTTAGTGTTAATAGACACGAGTTGATAACAAAAATGCTCATCTGAAACATAAAGTACATGTGTTATTAAGGATTTTATGTGACAAAATAATCCTTCCATTTCATCCTTCCCTTCTTTATGATTTCTTCCCTCACCATTTCTCTCACTTATCacttgtttctctctctctcctctcttatTTTAGATCCACCACTATCATATATCCTTCTTCTCGCTTTATCTTTTCTTTGTTATCTGATCTTATTATCTAAGTGTCTTACATTTGAATTTATGGCTAactttgttatatatattattaaattttatcttaaaattaattgatattaaataaaattatctaatatgTATATAAGTTACACTATATAAATCGAGACAATATAAAACTTTTCAAGAATACTCTTCCAAACTTTTGCTAAATAGATAATACATAGAGACATACTATATTGATCCTGGtacaatattaaattttatcttaaaacctttaaatataattatctgACAAAATACTTTATTTAAGATGTACCTCAAAATGATTTAgttaaaaggaaagaagaaaagagaaaaatatcataaatttgaatttctttcattaatattttaataaaattaacacaaaGTGGGGCCTGGCCGGGGCAGTTTTTGCCATGGAATCTGAAAAAACTCtcatcatcttatttttgtatttGGCTGCGTCTCAAGTGTAGAATAAGAGAGTTGGTTGAAAATCACTTTTCACAATTCACAAACGCGCCTACCGTCCTAGTTGTCTCATTTACATGTCAGGCCCTGCAGCTGTGTTTTTTAGTCCAAAATAATTGTTGTCAAATTTTGGACTGGGGCCCATGCCAGCAGCCAGGCTTTTTAGTTTAGCATTCATTATGTCTGGATGTAGTTTTCTGAACTTGTTTTAATGGAATCCCACTGTGGCAAGACTTCTAagaatgtatttgatttttcgTTTTCATAAATCTTTAAACATGTCAatagaaaaataacaattacttatttcttaaaaaatgaacATCAAGTTCTATTTTAACCGAAAAATAAACACATGCTAATTAACCAGTACTCAGTTTAAATTTCCTTTAGTATAAGATTCAATTAGGTATCCTAATGCcaattttcttcaatttatcagtaacatatataacaaaatagattttttgattttgttttatctaCGCCAACCAATTAATCACTAATAATTGGTATTGGGAAACATGTAGGACTACCTTATCATTTATATATGATGCAAATCCTGCACTTATAATCACAACGTGGTTAAGTTTCCCCAAGTCCAACTTGAAACTTTACACTCTTGATAAGATAGAAAAAGTGTGGAGGGTAGCTGATTTAGCTAGCACAGTAGATTTTGGATAACCTGGTATTAACCAAGTATATGTCAAGTGTGGGAAATGGCACACACCAATAGTAGGCCTCAAAGGATACACACATTATCTTGGTTTCTTGTGACGGCTGTGAATGCAATATCAAGATCCTGCCCAAAATCTCCAACTCAGTTAGAGTCACAAATTAATTTAGATTATACgtattttttattagagataatattatttgaattaaatataagtattaatggtaaaaaatttataaatatttaacataattatatattcaagactttaacataaaaattttaattaaattaaaaatttaattcacaGAATCTAAATTTGGATTGAGAGGTCAAATAAAGACAAACCATGTGCATGGAAATCCAAATGTATGTCACGTTTCTTACTTGGATAGCTATCATGATGTCAAGCCAAGCCACTCACGCGGTCCACTGTTCTACAAGGTAGTATTCTGTTTGTCCTATGAGGCGATTTTCAGTTTCTTTGTATTTCCTTCTCTATCGGTAATAACCTCCTAGTCATACCCATTATGAGGATGCATATTTTGTCCAAATTTTACAAATTCAACATTGCCACACGAGctcatatattataatttcagtgtgaatatatattatacacTAAAGAAAATATTGACGGTAtgtaaataagttattttagtCTCTCATTGATTACCAATGAGAactaaagataatttataaatattattttttcttaatttttaagacgtcttttaaaataaaatcatgaaattcaCATCAATATTAAGTCAGACAATACTTTAAATGAAATGACTTTAAATGATGTAACGTATTTGAGgttgaaataatatatatatacaatgtgTGTTTAGTCTATGTAAATGAATAaagttcattttaatttttttaagagaaatttctttttttagggaagaaaagaaacttCTTTAGTTTTCAtctctaaaaaaatttgaaagtttttttataatgtgCCACACTCGTTAACTGTTTTAATAAAAAGCCACTAATATTTGTAATATCATGTCAACATACAAGAcctctaaaaaaatttcaaaagaaaagacctctaaatttttttacaaatcctaaaataaatattagttatcTATCTTAAAATGAAtgttagggactaaaaaaattgtaattttaaattttggagggatggaaattaaagaaaaaagttttaaggaaccaaatttaaacaaataaaaaaataatgatttcaaattttgagtgatgaaaaaaattacttttataggaactaaaatcaaaattcactTATTTAGGACTAAACTAACCctactcattttcatttttttaatgttattagattaaaattaacatgtttggtgtttattcatttttataataattattttaaaaatcattctaATTAGTTGATTTGTTCTACAGATTCTGATTAGTTGACCGTATAGAAATCTTTATAATTCGGGTGTGTTGATTACTTttataaaaggaaacaaaaaatatgcgTGAAGATCATTATAATTAGAATCTTTGATTCTCTAACGAAATTATGAGATGAGGTAGTGAGAATTAAACTTGAATTTTCCTAACAAATTTAATGTGTTGTCAACTGATCttgacttttaattaattttcagcCTTAGTATGTTGTTGACTTTAAAGAAGTACAATCCTTATACTTCATATTTCACTCTATCGACGCTAGAATCTTATCATTTCTAAATTGTATGAAGCAAATTGGATCGATATAGAACATTTTGGTCTTTATCTTCATTGAACACAAGTTGATTTTCCATAACCAACCGATAAGCGGAGTAACTTGTGTGTCCAGTGTCCCTATCTTTTTTGggaataaattaacattttaatttcctacaaatatatataaactaaaactaCTTTATTATATTCTTCTAGTATTTCTTTCACCGTTGTTATTAATGCACGTTAAACTGAATTTgagaaaattgtaattaaaaatacaattgaaATGAGTATAGAAAACTTTCTtttgtacaaaaaaataaagcgTTCTTTTAAAAGTATACAAAAATATAGTATGAGAGAAGTAAATACTAGTTTGGATTCATAATGAATCATCCTAAATCATATCAAAATACTACTTTATGAAATTTTAAGTAAATGTTTACATGTTTAATTCACATTGACAAATCAGTCCTgagtctaaatttaattttgagttAAAACAACAATAGATAAGTTTTGAatcgaataaaaaaattcaaataataataacttctttaaaatcaattttacaaaatactcCTTCAAATACACACACAATTATTATTTGAGGGTTTACTGTAGATGCCTTTGCTCTTAGGGCAGGAACAGTTTGGGGATGTTTTCCTTTGTCTGAACCGATAAGGACTGAATGTCTAGCACATGTGACTACTCTTATAATTACTCGTACAtttggcaaagaaaaaaaagtgggaAATACCAAAATCACTCACGGCATCTTATTACAAGTACAATATCTAGCTTAGTAATTACACCCTTTCAATAACAATCAAATTCGTAAGTATTCTCCAACTCTAGAACCGTGCAAAACTTACAATTCGTCTCTAGTTAGTACTACTCATTCAGTGTCCGAAAACTATTTTTAACTCTTACCCTGTCCAACGTTGACTACAGAATCTTGTGGTTGTTCACCAAGGACACCACGGAAGGTAGAGAATGAGGGCAGATTACATAGCTTGGTGATTCATCAAAATAGTGTTTTTGTTGGAATAGAACCtatgatcaataaaaaataatttcttttcacattttTGTCTTTGGTAACGTGCTAAAAGAGTTTCGATCACCAATAGTTATAGCATCAACAAATTTAATTGATAGTACAGTAAAAAGCTGAGAACCTTTACAATCTTGTGCTTGTGAAGCACAAAACTTGTCGGTAATACACTCCAAAACACAATACAGCTGCTTATCTGGATTGGAAGGGACCCTCTTGTATTAACACCATTGATGCATTTAGGTGCCCAAGGCAAACCTGTATTAGATTGTACCAAAAGAAGTTTTAACGACttgataaaattcttacaaatctgaaaggaaaaaaaagctgAGTAGCAGTGAAGTATTAATTTGACaataatatcatatataaaaatttggCATGCAAATATTCAATGCTCATATCTGCACTCTTAAACTTCTAGATAGAAGAGTATAAGAACATCGACAAATTTGAGTTCCAGAACAATTCCTTAAGTCCAACTAAATCCTTTCCCTCTAAATCTTTACTAACAGGAAATAgtcaataaaagaagaaaaattctaGCGCTCTATCTGTATAGTGACATGGCTGATGTTATAAACCCTTTTGATATAGTCTATAACCTTGTCCAGCACCACGTCTGCATCTGCTTCACGTCTGATTTTAACATGACAAGCTAGCAAAACCTTTCCCACTGTAATGGCCCATATATGCAGTTCATGAACGGCCACTACATCTTCCATATCCAACAGCCCCCTTTCAAGCTTAGTAGCATCTATCTCACGAGGTGTGCTCTCCATCAGGACTTCCAAAATGTTTCGCAGCATGTTGATGGTTGTCCCCAGAACAATTATTGAAAAGATTAGAGTGCAGATTAAATCAACTATTTGCCAACGAGGGTTATACCATATGACTGCTCCCCCAATCATTACCCCAATACTTTGGATAGAGTCCCCAAGAACATGGAGATAAGCCCCCTGCACATTTATGTtccattgcttcttcttcttagtTCCACCTTTTGATTCACCAAGAAGAGGTTCAGTAACATCTTTGTGAGCATGATGGTGCAAGTGATCTTCCTCAGTATGATGGTGAGCATCTTTTGAAAGGTTTTCATCATGATGGTGTGCATGATCATCATGTGTGTGATGGTGCTCATCTTTTGTATGCTTTGCATCACAATGGGTAGACACTGTAAATCCATGACTGTGGCCATGACCATCATGTCCATGTCCGTGACCGTGACCGTGACCGTGACCATGACCATCATGTCCGTGGCCATGATCATGACCCAATAACAAAGCCATGATGATATTAACCACAAGACCAAATGCAGCaactaaaaacattaaaaaaccaTCCACACTTTTAGGACCGGCAATGATTCTATCAATGGCTTCATATACCAGAATCCCAGCAAGCAACCATATCATTTGGATAGAAACCAAAGCACCAAGAATCTCTATTCGGAAAAATCCATATGACTGGCGAGGTGTAGCTTCCCATCCAGCAGCCCATAATGAAAATAAGGAGATGGCAAAGGCTGCAACATCTGAAAGCAAATGTGCTGCATCAGTCAATATAGCAAGACTGTTAGCTTTGATGCCACCAACCACTTCAACGGTCATGAAAATAACACAAAGGACCACTGCCATGAAAAGCTTTCGCATAGAAGTTGATCTTTCTTCAGAGTCCTTAGAGATGGATCCAGCATCTGCAAACCCACATGGTGCTTCCGCACAAATCTTCCTTCCACCATCAGGAAAGTCACCACTGATCTCAATAACTTGGGTATGCTGGGAGCTTTGTGCTTCCAtctacaatatataaaaaaatgtaacatttcTTGAGTTGGATAAAAACCATAAACTCTTCCTAGCATTAAACACAAACAAGAAAATACTATATCAGCcatcaataactttttacagcATATCTGGGACAATTTGATCCCACAGAACATTGCTCCAGAAGTagaataagtaattaaaagaaATCTGACCAAAAAGTAAGGTTTGATGGTACTACTATGAGCAGATGTATAGACCATTATCCAATTGTACATCTAAGACCTATATTAGTTGCAATGGTGTTATAAATCAAGTTGAGTTCTCAACGACATTCTTTAATATTTGCCTAACATGGTTCTTTAAATCAATAGCCCATATCTATGTGTCTGCGCTTAGTCTTTAATTTATAGGCAACAATTTGAGTAATTTCATCTGAAAATCAAAGTCAAATAAAACCATTTTATATGAAAGAAtagtatgtaattttttttagttatgagTTAAATACAATCTCATTTGGGATAACCAATAGAGTAAAATCGTAGCAAAACTACTACTATACCAACAGATGATAATTGAAAGCAGTAGCAAAATAAGTAGACCTCAAGCGATAGTGCTTAAACAATAATTGAGTAATGCTATATCCTCCCGACACATCCTTCTACAAACCCACCTAATACttctttataaataaagtactgaatgaaaaaatgaatatatttaatattttggaaacataaaAGCATATGATATCTTCTTAATTAGAAGGATCGTTAGGAAGGATACATATGAGGATTTAGAAATAttcaaaacaatatatatttcaaatcacTACTCGGAAGGGAAAAGTggaaaacattattgacaaGACAGAGAAAAGCAACAATAAGAAACTGAAGGACAACATTGCAATCTACATATATGAATATTCCTTTGGACtatgacaacaaaaaaaacaaagagatatTCTTTGTGCATTCGAAAGATACTTGTGTCTCCATGCTCAACTACAGGCAATAGGGCCTAAACATCAAAACCACAGTTAAAAGTAAATTGATAAGAACCTCACGAGAACTACACCACAAAAAGTTAGTTGTTGTAGTTAGAGAGGCCTAGACCTTATAAATCCCACGCTAAAACCCCATACTTTAAATGGGGGTTTTGGATGCCAAACACAAGAATGGAATTGCATATAGAAGCTACGGAGAAGATGTTAGAAATGGAGAATGGAGGCATAGGAAGAGAGTGGGAGGCCTAGGAGCTATAGGTCAGGAAGATAGAGGAAGTTCCACATGAGATACTGGGGTTGCTGTTATGCTGCAACAGTCAGGTTTCAGATCTGCCAAAAATCGAGGAGGTAAAGAAGGATTGAATGAAGGGGATGCTTCGAGAAAAAACAACAGAGACAGCAGAGAACCATCATTCAGATGAACTGTGGAGAAGATAGGAAATTCTAATTTTCTCAGATGATGAAGCTTAACAACAAAGAAAGTCCTAAACTTGAGGTGAGAAAACGAGTATAATGAAATTCCTACTAAAGAAAGATACATTAGGAATTGATCAGAACATACTTATAAAAGTAACAACTTTATGATGTAACAATtggttaattataaaatatgaatataatgCATTGATATGCATtagtaaatcaaccaatcacTGGGTTGTTGATGCCTGACAATAATTACGATAATATGATTAACTATTGAATTTACACAACTAGTacattatatatagagagagtttCTTTATAATTCCATAACAGACACATGATAATCTCACCACGAATGACTAAATTTAAATGAACTAACAAGTAAAACAGATTTGAAGCCAAGGTCTGATGAATTCATTGacaaaacaaataatcaaaTGCAAACAACTTGTTAACTTGCAAGTAAAGAGCAAAACTATACTATTGTTttccaaaatgaagaaaatcagAAAGAATAAAAACTTCAAATGAGATGAGCTTTACTTCAGGCAAATATTCAGTGATGTTTTAATAATTGACAAGCCCTAACCAAGGTTCACAAGTGCAGGCATCAGTCACAAACATCAGTTCCTTTTCAGAGCattattcacaaaaaaatatggaaCAAACTCACAAAGTAGCCACAAGCAATAGGCAACAGAATCAATTAATCAAGACTATACTGCAAAATCCAAATTAACATGTAAGATAAACCTACACCAAGAACAGCAGAGAAAACAGTGGAACACCGAGACCTCCTAGCACAATGTAAAGAATATTAacaatttaaagaaaaagaagtagcaAAAAACCTAACAACTTGACTTCCTAGAATCCTtgaagtacaaaaaaaaaaaaaatttgcaaaataatCAAGTCAGCAGAGAGCAAGACTACTAAGTGGAGGGTATCATTAATCAACACAAGAACAGTGAACTCAGCCGCCAGGAGCTGAATATTagctatataaacatggaagCACTGAACTTCTCATATAAACATAAatgatgcaaaaaaaaatatatatacatgaagCATTTAATTGATTGGGCGACTGAATCTCCTGCACTCACTCACATCATGTTCTGACACAGACCAGAACCTTCTAGGAACCTATCAAACAACAAAGAGGGTTCACCTaaacaagattaaaaaaatactaataccaAAAGATATATCAAGAAACAATAATTTCACCGCACTGAGAGCCACCAAAGAAAGAAACGATTCAGCAATCAACAAAACGCATGCAACACAGCCACAAAATCATAagcattcaaaaaaaaaaaaaaggtgaaacgAGAAAAACGTGTTGGTTATATTGCCGCGAAAAACGCTAGCATGACTCACTTGGTTTGTTTGAGGCTGCGCTTCTTCCGTGGTGAGAATCGAAATGCGATTctgtgaaaaataaaagagagaataagAGAAAGGAGATAaggaaaaaggagaaagaaacaATCACAGAATGATGGACGCACTGTTACTCCAATGGGCCTGACCGTTCTGGATCTCTCTCACCTGTCACCTCCTTCCTTCACTCGCTCTCTTTACGACGGGTTAGTcctcataataattattatttaatgatacttataaattatataaaaaatgcacTTTTATTTCaggataaaaaattagtatttctaaattaaaaaaaccaaaaatgaaaaaaatttcttttgttataCTACTGATACACATATTTTAtccatctttaatttttaaatcagcTGAATTATTCTAATTAAACCGATAAATTCAAAATTGAGCTATATCTTgtgttaaatatttgtttttttaaataataattttatcactcATAATAATAGCTGTTGTTAATTCAAACACGATGGTAGATGTGGAAGATATCCATATACAAGAAGGCCAGTCTctgtaaattatataaaaaaaaatgtttttagttattAGAAAGCAAtaatactttttatactttattcatgacaaatttttttaaagtgcaACAAAAGATCAAATGATACATTTATCGTTTTTCTTAGgagtttgattattttttttgctgagtTTTTTAGGAGTTTGATACTTTTATcgttaagtaaaattaaatatgagatttattgaaaaattagtGTAGTTTATTTATCAGATTAATATAagatttatttaacaaaatttatggctcatttttttattttataattttcggATTCAGAATATATAGTTTGACTCggccaaatataaaaaatttccagAAGTAAATGTCCATAATAAACGGggaattttctataaaaaaaaaacaataaacggGTAATTTTGCACAAACTCTTTATATTAAATGTgcctttttgtttcaattttttttaaaaaaaaccttctTAACAGAGTTTGGAacgttaaagataaaattactatcttttttctttgtttgtcgTGACGTCTCACCCACGTGTTTGTTATGACTTTAAtctaactaaattttatttatttatagtattttCTCCCTTTTATGCTCAAATTGATGACTCTTtcctacttaattttttttaaagtttaaactctATTTTAAATATCTCCATTTTTCGTTTGAAATGGCTGAAAGGGCAATATCGAAGTTAATTCCAACGTTATGGGGCCCTGACCTACAAGAATGCATAATTTATGA
The Glycine max cultivar Williams 82 chromosome 16, Glycine_max_v4.0, whole genome shotgun sequence genome window above contains:
- the LOC100794876 gene encoding metal tolerance protein 1-like isoform X1, with the protein product MLHMEAQSSQHTQVIEISGDFPDGGRKICAEAPCGFADAGSISKDSEERSTSMRKLFMAVVLCVIFMTVEVVGGIKANSLAILTDAAHLLSDVAAFAISLFSLWAAGWEATPRQSYGFFRIEILGALVSIQMIWLLAGILVYEAIDRIIAGPKSVDGFLMFLVAAFGLVVNIIMALLLGHDHGHGHDGHGHGHGHGHGHGHDGHGHSHGFTVSTHCDAKHTKDEHHHTHDDHAHHHDENLSKDAHHHTEEDHLHHHAHKDVTEPLLGESKGGTKKKKQWNINVQGAYLHVLGDSIQSIGVMIGGAVIWYNPRWQIVDLICTLIFSIIVLGTTINMLRNILEVLMESTPREIDATKLERGLLDMEDVVAVHELHIWAITVGKVLLACHVKIRREADADVVLDKVIDYIKRVYNISHVTIQIER
- the LOC100794876 gene encoding metal tolerance protein 1-like, which translates into the protein MEAQSSQHTQVIEISGDFPDGGRKICAEAPCGFADAGSISKDSEERSTSMRKLFMAVVLCVIFMTVEVVGGIKANSLAILTDAAHLLSDVAAFAISLFSLWAAGWEATPRQSYGFFRIEILGALVSIQMIWLLAGILVYEAIDRIIAGPKSVDGFLMFLVAAFGLVVNIIMALLLGHDHGHGHDGHGHGHGHGHGHGHDGHGHSHGFTVSTHCDAKHTKDEHHHTHDDHAHHHDENLSKDAHHHTEEDHLHHHAHKDVTEPLLGESKGGTKKKKQWNINVQGAYLHVLGDSIQSIGVMIGGAVIWYNPRWQIVDLICTLIFSIIVLGTTINMLRNILEVLMESTPREIDATKLERGLLDMEDVVAVHELHIWAITVGKVLLACHVKIRREADADVVLDKVIDYIKRVYNISHVTIQIER